Proteins found in one Kangiella sediminilitoris genomic segment:
- a CDS encoding glutamine--tRNA ligase/YqeY domain fusion protein — protein MSETKSTDNTTENSTPTNFIRNIINKDIAEGKNDGKVHTRFPPEPNGYLHVGHAKSICLNFGIAEDYQAPCNLRFDDTNPEKESEEFARSIQEDVSWLGFEWEGDVHHASDYFDDLYNFAEELIEKGKAYVDEQPAEDIAKNRGNFQEPGKESPYRDRPAEESLEQFRKMKAGEYPDGQMVLRAKIDMSHPNMLMRDPVLYRIRRLHHIRTGDKWCIYPMYDFTHCISDSLEGITHSLCTLEFEVNRPLYDWVLDNISAPCHPQQIEFSRLNLAYTITSKRKLTQLVESGKVDGWDDPRMPTIAGMRRRGFTPKSIRDFCAAVGISKVNSVTDMILLEDAARNDLNDTTERRMAVLDPIKVIITNYPEDKEETLQGMNHPKIEDMGTRDLPFTRELYIDRADYRESANKKYKRLVKDGEVRLRNAYVIKANDAVLDENGEVKELHCTYDPDTLGKNPEGRKVRGVIHWVSAKYAKEATVRLYDRLFNVPNPGAMDDFHDALNPESLKVIKAMVEPSLADAKPETCFQFEREGYFTADRYEHSADKLVYNRTVTLRDSWSDK, from the coding sequence ATGTCTGAGACAAAATCAACGGATAACACCACTGAAAACTCAACACCGACTAATTTTATCCGCAATATCATAAATAAAGATATTGCGGAGGGGAAAAATGACGGCAAAGTTCATACGCGATTTCCACCGGAGCCAAATGGCTACTTACATGTGGGACATGCAAAATCAATTTGCCTAAACTTTGGGATAGCTGAAGATTATCAGGCACCCTGTAACTTACGATTTGATGACACCAACCCTGAAAAAGAAAGTGAGGAGTTCGCACGTTCTATCCAGGAGGATGTGTCATGGCTTGGTTTTGAGTGGGAAGGCGACGTTCATCACGCGTCGGATTATTTTGATGATTTATATAACTTTGCTGAGGAATTGATCGAAAAGGGCAAAGCCTACGTTGATGAGCAACCTGCTGAAGATATTGCTAAAAACCGTGGTAATTTCCAGGAACCCGGCAAGGAAAGTCCGTATCGCGACCGTCCTGCCGAAGAGAGCCTGGAGCAGTTCCGTAAAATGAAGGCCGGGGAATACCCAGACGGACAAATGGTTCTGCGCGCTAAAATTGATATGTCTCACCCGAATATGCTGATGCGTGATCCGGTTTTATACCGTATTCGCCGACTGCACCATATCCGTACTGGTGATAAGTGGTGCATTTATCCAATGTATGACTTTACGCACTGTATTTCGGATTCACTGGAAGGAATTACTCACTCATTATGTACTTTGGAATTCGAAGTTAACCGTCCACTGTATGACTGGGTACTGGACAACATAAGTGCACCATGCCACCCGCAGCAAATTGAGTTTTCACGCTTAAACTTGGCTTACACCATTACTTCGAAGCGTAAGCTGACTCAGTTGGTTGAGAGTGGAAAGGTTGATGGGTGGGATGATCCTCGAATGCCAACTATCGCAGGCATGCGTCGCCGAGGATTTACACCTAAGTCCATCCGTGACTTCTGTGCCGCGGTTGGAATTAGTAAGGTTAACAGCGTGACAGATATGATCCTTTTGGAGGATGCTGCGAGGAATGATCTCAACGACACTACTGAGCGTCGTATGGCGGTACTTGATCCAATAAAGGTGATTATTACGAACTACCCTGAAGATAAAGAAGAAACTCTACAGGGTATGAATCATCCCAAGATTGAAGATATGGGAACTCGTGATTTACCATTCACCCGTGAACTGTATATCGATCGTGCGGATTATCGTGAAAGTGCTAACAAGAAATATAAGCGCTTAGTTAAAGACGGTGAAGTTCGTTTACGCAACGCTTATGTCATTAAAGCAAATGATGCCGTGCTAGATGAAAATGGCGAGGTTAAGGAGCTTCATTGCACGTATGATCCAGACACTCTGGGCAAAAATCCAGAGGGTAGAAAGGTGCGTGGTGTGATTCACTGGGTATCTGCAAAATATGCAAAAGAAGCAACGGTTCGTTTGTACGATAGATTGTTCAATGTACCTAACCCTGGGGCAATGGATGACTTTCATGATGCACTAAACCCTGAATCATTGAAGGTGATTAAGGCTATGGTTGAGCCAAGCTTGGCTGATGCGAAGCCAGAAACGTGTTTCCAGTTTGAGCGTGAAGGTTATTTCACGGCAGACCGCTATGAACATTCAGCTGATAAGCTGGTGTACAATCGTACGGTTACATTACGTGATTCATGGAGTGATAAATAG
- a CDS encoding PqiC family protein — MKILLSLITLCLVWSISGCSTRSPDSNFYLLQNPMPSENLGNEIRIGLGPVTIADYLQKPQIAIRTDGSKMQFAEFERWASDLRGQIITALQYELSAQLNTADVFEYPWRRSDKIDVSLSVDIKRLDASFDESKAYLHATVTMTDKSGNSNIRSYVLTQVLADNSYDAAVTAERRLLTQMVNKITLSLR, encoded by the coding sequence ATGAAAATATTACTGTCTCTCATAACCCTGTGTCTGGTATGGAGCATAAGTGGCTGTTCGACCCGTTCGCCTGACTCCAATTTTTATTTACTACAAAATCCAATGCCATCCGAAAACTTGGGTAATGAAATCAGAATTGGTTTAGGCCCGGTAACCATTGCTGACTACCTACAGAAACCTCAAATTGCTATTCGTACCGATGGAAGCAAGATGCAATTTGCAGAGTTCGAACGATGGGCTTCGGATTTAAGAGGACAAATAATCACTGCGCTACAATACGAACTCTCTGCGCAATTGAATACTGCGGATGTCTTTGAGTACCCATGGCGTCGTTCAGATAAAATTGATGTTTCTCTTTCAGTTGATATTAAAAGGCTGGATGCCAGTTTTGATGAGAGTAAAGCCTATTTGCACGCGACAGTAACCATGACTGATAAAAGTGGAAACTCAAACATTAGGTCTTATGTTTTAACGCAGGTTCTGGCTGATAATTCTTACGATGCTGCGGTAACTGCTGAGCGTCGCCTGCTAACTCAAATGGTCAATAAAATAACTTTATCGCTGCGCTGA
- a CDS encoding MlaD family protein: MSNKSQSTAIGGFVLGAIVLFVGAVMFFAKGTFNDSAQRYVLFFDGSLAGLDEGSPVVFKGVKVGIVKKIEVVTDTDGLDIYTPVYVDIYADSFRELNGQRAQSLTEVTDRIIDKGLKGTLETQSLVTGKMRIALEFRPDVKMRLRGIIEDVEEIPTAPSALSAFADEVSKLPLADIANNMNQLLENANRLVNETDLQASLEQLNGTLDEYRQAAEVFNQEIKPVAKEFKQTMDEYELLAKQLNQQLPGMIGSVQSSFDGLEKVLVDTQNLVRSMNHSYGSDSELQYQLNQTLQELSKAAHSIRVLTDYIERHPEVLIYGKDEQ, encoded by the coding sequence ATGAGTAATAAATCCCAATCAACAGCAATCGGCGGTTTTGTCCTTGGGGCAATTGTTTTATTTGTCGGTGCCGTTATGTTTTTTGCAAAGGGGACCTTTAATGACTCAGCTCAGCGCTATGTGCTGTTTTTTGATGGTTCATTGGCTGGCTTGGACGAAGGTTCTCCAGTCGTATTCAAGGGGGTTAAAGTCGGTATTGTTAAAAAAATCGAGGTGGTGACCGATACGGATGGTCTCGATATATATACCCCTGTCTATGTGGATATTTATGCAGATAGTTTTAGAGAACTGAATGGTCAGAGAGCTCAAAGCCTGACGGAAGTTACTGACCGTATTATTGATAAGGGATTAAAAGGAACTTTGGAGACACAAAGTCTGGTCACTGGCAAAATGCGTATTGCCCTGGAGTTTCGACCTGATGTGAAGATGAGGTTGCGAGGTATCATTGAAGATGTAGAAGAGATACCTACAGCGCCAAGTGCGCTAAGCGCTTTTGCTGATGAAGTCTCTAAGTTGCCCCTGGCTGACATCGCTAACAATATGAATCAGCTCCTTGAGAATGCCAATAGACTTGTCAATGAGACCGATTTGCAGGCCAGCCTGGAGCAACTTAACGGAACACTTGATGAATACCGTCAGGCAGCTGAAGTATTTAATCAGGAAATTAAGCCGGTAGCGAAGGAGTTCAAGCAAACTATGGATGAGTATGAGTTACTTGCTAAACAGCTCAACCAGCAACTTCCGGGAATGATTGGCAGTGTTCAGTCGAGTTTTGACGGGCTTGAAAAAGTTTTGGTTGATACACAAAACTTGGTACGCTCTATGAATCACTCTTATGGGTCTGACTCAGAGCTGCAGTATCAGCTAAACCAGACCCTGCAGGAGCTTTCTAAGGCTGCACACTCTATACGCGTTTTAACCGACTACATTGAGCGACACCCAGAAGTCTTAATATACGGTAAGGATGAACAATGA
- a CDS encoding ABC transporter ATP-binding protein, translating to MSQITSSEPVIRAKDLTLAYGDFIVQSGLTFDVKEQDIFIIMGGSGCGKSTLLKSFIGLKEPAEGQVLFRTGGSGASVNEQRYIDFWQASESQRQQLMQRSGVLYQSGALWSSMTLAENIILPMDEYLDLSPMDMKYLASLKLALVGLSGFEDYYPSEISGGMRKRAGIARALALEPDILFLDEPSAGLDPISASLLDDLILQLRDNLGCTFVVVTHELASIFTIGNNSVFLDAKSKTMLATGDPGDLMKHSENEAVRRFLARGDT from the coding sequence ATGTCGCAGATTACTTCCTCCGAGCCGGTAATTCGAGCTAAGGATCTGACCTTGGCTTACGGTGACTTTATCGTCCAGAGTGGCTTAACCTTTGATGTAAAAGAACAAGATATTTTCATCATCATGGGGGGGAGTGGTTGCGGTAAGAGCACTTTACTCAAGAGTTTTATTGGCTTAAAAGAGCCTGCTGAGGGCCAGGTATTATTTCGTACCGGCGGCTCAGGAGCCTCAGTCAATGAGCAACGTTATATTGATTTCTGGCAAGCTTCTGAGTCGCAGAGACAACAGCTGATGCAGCGCTCTGGAGTTTTATATCAAAGCGGTGCACTGTGGAGTTCAATGACGCTGGCAGAAAATATCATCCTGCCCATGGATGAGTATTTGGACTTATCCCCTATGGATATGAAATATCTGGCTTCATTGAAGTTGGCTTTAGTTGGATTAAGTGGCTTTGAGGATTATTATCCGTCAGAGATAAGCGGAGGTATGCGCAAGCGAGCAGGAATTGCGCGGGCACTGGCCTTAGAGCCTGATATTCTCTTTTTGGATGAGCCATCGGCGGGCCTGGATCCCATCAGTGCAAGTTTGCTGGATGATTTAATCTTACAGTTACGTGATAATCTAGGTTGTACTTTCGTCGTCGTAACTCATGAGTTGGCCAGTATTTTTACGATTGGTAATAACTCAGTATTTCTCGACGCTAAAAGCAAGACAATGCTAGCGACCGGAGACCCGGGTGACTTGATGAAGCACTCTGAAAACGAAGCTGTCAGGCGATTTCTGGCCCGTGGTGATACATAA
- a CDS encoding ABC transporter permease, which produces MSGKRYEITDKQGAKELLLYGDWTIHQALAPADSIIQSYQQTPFTQINGESIEQWDSALISLLLRLSQIAKQQGGELKFISFPQGVERLVELANTVPERQDANQKKEPPTLLTHIGDKIIEDYREAMSFFFFLGESVKSFLRLLRGRARFRGSDLKEILSDTGPEALPIVTLISILVGVILAFVGAVQLNKFGAEIYVADLVGIAMVREMGCMMTGIIMAGRTGAAFAARIGTMQVNEEIDAYKTLGISPMDFIVLPRILALVIMMPLLCLYADVLGILGGAAISIGAMGISFTEYWNQTLNSVDMVDISLGLIKAFIFGIVIAITGCMNGILSGRSASAVGDAATSAVVAGVVFIIVIDGLFAIITSLLGI; this is translated from the coding sequence ATGAGTGGGAAACGATACGAAATAACCGATAAACAAGGAGCCAAAGAGCTGCTACTGTACGGTGACTGGACTATTCATCAGGCCCTTGCCCCTGCTGACAGTATCATTCAAAGCTACCAGCAGACTCCCTTTACTCAGATTAACGGCGAGTCCATAGAGCAATGGGATAGCGCTTTGATTTCTTTATTGCTACGACTTAGTCAGATAGCGAAACAGCAGGGCGGGGAGTTAAAGTTCATTTCATTCCCGCAAGGTGTAGAGCGGCTGGTGGAACTGGCCAATACCGTACCAGAAAGGCAGGATGCGAACCAAAAGAAAGAACCCCCAACTTTATTGACTCACATCGGAGATAAGATCATTGAAGATTATCGCGAAGCGATGAGTTTCTTTTTCTTCCTTGGAGAAAGCGTTAAAAGTTTTTTACGTTTACTGCGAGGACGAGCGAGGTTTAGAGGCTCTGATCTTAAAGAGATTTTATCTGATACTGGGCCTGAAGCTTTACCCATCGTAACCTTAATCAGTATTTTGGTAGGGGTCATTTTAGCCTTTGTGGGCGCTGTCCAATTAAATAAATTCGGTGCTGAAATATACGTGGCTGATCTGGTCGGTATTGCAATGGTTAGAGAGATGGGCTGCATGATGACGGGCATCATTATGGCGGGAAGAACGGGAGCCGCATTTGCTGCGCGAATTGGAACCATGCAGGTCAATGAAGAAATTGATGCCTATAAAACGCTGGGTATATCACCAATGGATTTTATTGTACTGCCAAGGATACTGGCTCTGGTCATAATGATGCCGCTGCTTTGTTTGTACGCTGACGTGCTTGGTATTCTTGGTGGTGCCGCTATCAGTATTGGAGCAATGGGGATAAGCTTTACTGAATATTGGAATCAGACCTTAAATTCAGTTGATATGGTCGATATCAGCCTAGGGCTCATTAAAGCATTTATATTTGGTATCGTGATAGCCATTACAGGTTGTATGAATGGTATTCTGTCTGGGCGTAGCGCTTCTGCCGTAGGTGATGCTGCAACTTCGGCCGTTGTCGCTGGAGTAGTGTTCATTATTGTCATTGATGGTCTGTTTGCCATTATTACCAGCTTGTTGGGTATATAG
- a CDS encoding exodeoxyribonuclease VII small subunit, translating into MPAKKSAKTNFETQLEELESIVEQLETGELPLEESLKVFEKGVKLSRQCQQLLSEAEQKVTILMENQEQDFPAPEDE; encoded by the coding sequence ATGCCAGCTAAAAAATCAGCCAAAACCAACTTTGAGACACAGCTAGAAGAGCTGGAATCTATCGTTGAACAATTGGAGACGGGAGAGTTACCTCTGGAAGAATCTCTTAAAGTCTTTGAGAAAGGCGTAAAGCTATCACGCCAATGCCAACAGCTTCTCTCTGAGGCAGAGCAGAAAGTTACTATCCTAATGGAAAATCAGGAGCAGGATTTTCCGGCACCCGAAGACGAATAG
- the ispA gene encoding (2E,6E)-farnesyl diphosphate synthase has protein sequence MNLENHLQQWQSQVAELLKKRLPAESSSPHTLHQAMRYGALNGGKRIRPVLVFATGEAFGANKDDLTHPALAVELIHCYSLVHDDLPAMDDDDLRRGKPTCHIQFNEATAILAGDALHTQAFEELSKAKLGERAAPQQLEMIQLLAQASGSLGMGGGQAIDLESTQKSIDLDMLENMHRMKTGALIKVSVLLGALCAGPLQKDERQALEDYADAIGLAFQVKDDILDIESDTETLGKPQGSDVANQKNTYPALLGIDGSRQKLDDLLQLALQALAKLPYNTQILADLAKFIVHRNA, from the coding sequence ATGAACCTAGAAAACCATCTTCAGCAATGGCAAAGCCAGGTTGCTGAGTTATTAAAAAAGCGCTTACCAGCAGAAAGTTCTTCACCACACACGCTACATCAAGCGATGCGGTATGGTGCACTTAATGGTGGCAAACGTATCCGCCCGGTTCTAGTTTTCGCTACTGGGGAGGCCTTTGGCGCCAATAAAGATGATTTAACTCACCCTGCATTAGCGGTAGAGTTAATCCATTGTTATTCCTTGGTGCACGATGACCTGCCAGCAATGGATGATGATGATTTACGCCGGGGAAAACCTACCTGCCATATCCAGTTTAACGAGGCGACTGCCATTCTTGCTGGCGACGCACTGCACACTCAGGCTTTTGAAGAGTTATCAAAGGCAAAACTAGGCGAGCGAGCAGCCCCTCAGCAGCTTGAAATGATTCAGCTACTGGCCCAGGCAAGCGGATCACTGGGCATGGGTGGAGGTCAGGCAATTGACCTGGAGTCCACCCAGAAATCGATTGATCTTGATATGCTGGAAAATATGCACCGTATGAAAACTGGTGCACTGATCAAAGTTAGTGTTTTGCTGGGGGCTTTATGTGCTGGTCCTTTACAAAAAGATGAAAGACAGGCACTTGAAGACTATGCAGATGCTATAGGCCTGGCCTTTCAGGTTAAGGATGATATCCTTGATATCGAATCTGATACGGAAACACTGGGCAAACCTCAAGGCTCTGATGTAGCCAATCAGAAAAACACCTATCCAGCTCTGCTTGGGATTGATGGCTCACGCCAAAAACTCGATGATTTATTACAATTAGCGCTACAAGCATTAGCTAAGTTACCCTACAATACGCAAATACTTGCCGATTTGGCCAAATTTATCGTTCATAGAAACGCATAG
- the dxs gene encoding 1-deoxy-D-xylulose-5-phosphate synthase: MSTDLYPLLTQIDSPVALRALEKEQLGDVADELRQYLINTISQCGGHFAAGLGTVELTVALHYMFNTPDDRIVWDVGHQAYPHKVLTGRREQLHTIRQTDGLHPFPVRTESEYDTFAVGHSSTSISAALGMALAAKQRGEERQCVAVIGDGALTGGMAFEAMNHAADTDANLLVILNDNEMSISENVGGMNRYLAKLLAGRFYQRVRETGKKALHGIKPLSEFVSRAEEHMKGMVLPGTLFEELGFNYNGPIDGHDLPTLLSTLNNIKELSGPQFLHVVTRKGKGYAPAENDPIAYHGVPIFDPKISELPKGVKPKTYSNIFGEFMCDIAAKDERVVGITPAMREGSDLIRFSKEFPERYYDVGIAEQHAVTVSAGLACEGLKPVCAIYSTFLQRGYDQLIHDVALQNLDVLFAIDRGGLVGGDGATHNGAFDLSYLRCIPNMVIMAPSDENECRQCLYTGYLYEGPAAVRYPRGMGSGIEAEKTFTPFEIGKGEVKRKGDKVAILAFGSMLQPALEAAEKINATVVDMRFVKPLDESLIKSLADSHQQFITVEENAVQGGAGSAVNEFLVNNNIDIKTKNLGLPDRFVEHGNTNDLLKRVGLTAADIAHAAY, translated from the coding sequence ATGAGCACTGATCTTTATCCATTATTGACGCAAATCGACTCACCTGTCGCCCTCCGTGCGCTTGAAAAAGAGCAGTTAGGTGATGTAGCCGATGAGCTTCGCCAATATTTAATTAATACGATCAGTCAATGCGGAGGCCATTTTGCAGCCGGCTTGGGAACGGTCGAATTAACGGTCGCGCTTCATTACATGTTCAACACACCGGACGATCGAATCGTCTGGGACGTTGGTCACCAGGCCTATCCGCATAAAGTCCTAACCGGTCGTAGAGAGCAGTTGCATACCATTCGACAAACTGATGGCCTTCATCCATTTCCCGTTCGTACCGAATCAGAATACGATACCTTTGCTGTCGGGCACTCCAGCACCTCAATCAGTGCGGCGCTCGGTATGGCTCTGGCAGCTAAACAACGAGGTGAGGAACGCCAGTGCGTGGCGGTGATTGGAGATGGTGCTCTGACGGGTGGCATGGCTTTTGAAGCCATGAACCATGCTGCGGACACCGATGCCAACCTGCTGGTTATTCTGAACGACAATGAAATGTCGATTTCTGAGAACGTTGGTGGCATGAATCGATATCTAGCCAAGTTACTGGCCGGTCGCTTCTACCAGCGAGTCCGAGAGACAGGCAAGAAAGCTTTGCATGGAATTAAACCATTATCTGAATTTGTCAGCCGGGCAGAAGAACACATGAAAGGCATGGTGCTTCCCGGAACTCTATTTGAAGAGCTCGGTTTCAACTATAACGGCCCTATTGATGGACATGATTTACCGACATTACTGAGTACCCTTAACAATATTAAAGAACTCAGTGGTCCTCAGTTCCTTCATGTGGTTACACGAAAAGGAAAGGGTTACGCTCCTGCTGAGAATGACCCCATTGCCTATCACGGTGTGCCCATTTTTGACCCGAAAATCAGTGAACTCCCGAAGGGTGTTAAACCTAAAACATACTCCAATATTTTTGGAGAATTTATGTGTGACATCGCCGCAAAAGACGAACGAGTGGTGGGTATCACACCGGCAATGAGAGAAGGCTCGGATCTAATCCGCTTCTCCAAAGAATTTCCAGAGCGTTACTATGATGTTGGTATTGCTGAACAGCATGCAGTAACTGTGTCAGCTGGGCTTGCCTGTGAAGGTCTAAAACCTGTTTGTGCTATATACTCAACCTTCCTTCAACGAGGTTACGATCAACTGATACACGATGTTGCACTGCAAAACCTGGATGTGCTTTTTGCCATTGACAGGGGTGGGTTAGTTGGCGGTGATGGTGCAACTCACAATGGTGCATTTGATTTGAGTTATCTGCGCTGTATCCCGAATATGGTTATTATGGCGCCCAGTGACGAAAATGAATGCCGACAATGCCTATATACAGGGTATTTATACGAAGGTCCTGCGGCAGTTCGCTATCCGAGGGGGATGGGTTCCGGTATTGAAGCAGAGAAGACCTTTACACCTTTTGAAATTGGTAAAGGTGAAGTTAAAAGAAAGGGAGATAAAGTCGCTATTCTAGCTTTTGGCTCCATGCTACAACCCGCGCTAGAAGCTGCTGAAAAAATTAACGCAACAGTGGTCGACATGCGCTTCGTCAAACCCTTGGATGAATCCTTGATCAAGTCACTTGCAGACAGCCATCAGCAATTTATTACTGTTGAAGAAAATGCCGTCCAAGGCGGTGCGGGAAGTGCCGTTAACGAGTTTCTTGTTAACAACAATATCGATATTAAAACTAAGAACCTGGGCCTGCCGGATCGCTTTGTAGAGCACGGTAATACCAATGATTTACTGAAAAGAGTGGGGTTAACGGCAGCAGATATTGCTCATGCTGCTTATTAG
- a CDS encoding phosphatidylglycerophosphatase A family protein: MKQSTQTSLKKSVLTNPLNFLSFGFGSGLLPKAPGTWGTLIAIPVWYLLSALSLPYYLMAAALLSIVGVGLCHYTAKKLGVHDHPGIVWDEICGYLVTMIAVPVSWQWALAGFVLFRVFDILKPWPIKWLDKKVHGGFGIMVDDLLAGGFALAILHIAILLL; the protein is encoded by the coding sequence ATGAAACAATCCACTCAGACATCACTTAAAAAGTCAGTACTGACTAATCCTCTAAACTTTCTATCCTTCGGGTTTGGTTCAGGACTTCTACCAAAAGCACCGGGAACTTGGGGTACTCTGATAGCCATTCCAGTCTGGTATCTGCTGTCAGCTTTGTCGTTGCCATACTATTTGATGGCTGCAGCTCTACTTTCAATAGTAGGTGTTGGGCTTTGTCACTACACTGCTAAGAAGCTGGGTGTTCATGATCACCCCGGGATCGTCTGGGACGAAATTTGCGGCTATCTCGTGACAATGATTGCTGTGCCAGTTTCCTGGCAATGGGCTCTTGCGGGCTTTGTATTATTTCGAGTCTTCGATATTCTCAAACCCTGGCCTATCAAGTGGCTTGATAAAAAGGTTCATGGCGGATTTGGAATTATGGTGGATGACCTGTTAGCGGGCGGATTTGCTCTCGCAATTTTGCACATTGCTATATTGTTGCTATAA
- the thiL gene encoding thiamine-phosphate kinase: MAEFDLIEQYFNFHYDFSSNSADKKGQPSVVKGIGDDCAIFNIPDKFQLVTSTDTLVSDVHFFSNLQPELIAYKALAVNVSDLAAMGAKPLAFTLSITLPEVSERWLSDFSKGLKSASEKFQIPLVGGDTTQGPLTINITAYGTVKQSRLLRRDKAQVGDDIWVTGYLGEAAAALDLSEKALGGRDELTEAENNLWQSLATPKPPVKFATKLAKFAECGLDISDGLMADLGHILKQSQCGANLDVEFLPLSDSLVEVVGIEQARQFALNGGDDYQLCFTAKSQHRNKILNLGERYKVNTTRVGKVTEGDLIVQLEGEAFQPTRASWQHFNQ, encoded by the coding sequence TGACAAAAAGGGTCAGCCATCAGTCGTTAAAGGTATTGGCGATGACTGTGCCATTTTTAACATACCGGATAAATTCCAGCTGGTTACTTCGACTGACACACTGGTCAGTGACGTTCACTTTTTCTCTAACCTTCAGCCCGAACTCATAGCTTACAAAGCGCTTGCGGTAAATGTCAGTGACCTCGCTGCAATGGGAGCTAAGCCACTGGCATTTACTTTATCAATCACATTACCAGAAGTTAGTGAACGCTGGTTGTCTGATTTTAGCAAGGGATTGAAGAGCGCTTCTGAAAAGTTTCAAATACCTTTGGTAGGCGGTGATACAACACAGGGACCATTGACGATCAATATCACGGCCTATGGAACCGTGAAGCAGTCTCGCCTTTTAAGGCGCGATAAAGCTCAGGTTGGAGATGATATATGGGTTACAGGTTACTTGGGTGAAGCAGCTGCTGCTCTTGATTTGTCCGAGAAAGCTTTAGGGGGCAGAGACGAATTAACTGAAGCAGAAAATAACTTATGGCAATCACTGGCTACCCCAAAGCCACCGGTAAAGTTCGCAACTAAACTGGCGAAGTTTGCTGAGTGTGGACTTGATATCTCGGATGGACTGATGGCTGACCTTGGGCATATTTTGAAACAAAGTCAGTGCGGTGCGAACCTGGACGTGGAATTTTTACCGCTATCGGATAGTCTGGTAGAAGTTGTTGGTATTGAGCAGGCTCGTCAGTTTGCGTTGAATGGTGGCGATGACTATCAATTATGCTTTACCGCAAAAAGCCAGCACCGCAATAAGATATTAAATCTGGGGGAGAGATATAAGGTAAATACCACCCGTGTAGGGAAAGTGACTGAAGGGGACCTCATTGTTCAATTGGAGGGAGAGGCCTTTCAGCCAACGAGAGCCAGCTGGCAGCATTTTAATCAATAA